A stretch of the Sulfurimonas sp. HSL3-1 genome encodes the following:
- a CDS encoding peroxiredoxin gives MLEIGTVAPDFCLENQDKVEICSRDLKGKWIVLYFYPKDNTPGCTTEACDFTEQLPEFQGLKAAIFGVSADSPKVHRGFIEKQSLKITLLSDPEHTMMEDYGVWALKKNYGKEYMGIVRTTYIIDPEGKVAAAWGNVKVRQKRSKQGVKYEIVHVEEVKKKLAELQNG, from the coding sequence AGGTGGAGATCTGTTCGCGCGATCTCAAAGGGAAATGGATCGTGCTCTACTTCTATCCCAAGGACAATACGCCCGGCTGTACGACCGAAGCGTGCGACTTTACCGAGCAGCTGCCGGAATTCCAGGGGCTCAAAGCGGCCATTTTCGGTGTCAGCGCGGATTCGCCGAAGGTCCACCGCGGCTTTATTGAGAAGCAGTCGCTAAAGATCACGCTGCTCAGCGACCCGGAGCATACGATGATGGAAGATTACGGCGTATGGGCCCTGAAGAAGAACTACGGTAAAGAGTATATGGGCATCGTCCGCACGACCTACATCATCGACCCGGAGGGCAAGGTTGCCGCTGCATGGGGGAACGTCAAAGTACGCCAGAAGCGTTCAAAGCAGGGGGTCAAATACGAGATCGTACATGTCGAAGAGGTGAAAAAGAAACTGGCGGAATTGCAGAACGGCTAA
- the tsf gene encoding translation elongation factor Ts, with translation MAAISAAMVKELRQATDAPMMDCKKALTESNGDMDKAKEWLRERGIAQAAKKADRVAAEGSIGLKISADNKRATLVEINSETDFVAKNEGFQNLVSTTVEQAFTTEADSAEALRETEYEGKAFSVYFDEAVAKIGEKIELRRIAALSGSENVAVNGYIHSNTRIGVIVAIECDSAKTADAMVAVAKQVAMHASAMKPTTLSYKDFDADFVAAETKGRIEAIKKENEELARLKKPLKNVPEYISMSQLTEDVLAAAEAKMKEELIAEGKPEKIIPNILPGKIARYIEDNTTLDKEQCLLDQNYVLDDKKTVAAAVAEAAKAVGGSAEVVAFVRLEVGEGIEKKQDDFAAEVAAQMA, from the coding sequence ATGGCAGCAATTTCAGCAGCAATGGTAAAAGAGCTGCGTCAGGCGACTGACGCACCGATGATGGACTGTAAAAAGGCGCTCACCGAGTCAAACGGCGACATGGACAAAGCCAAAGAATGGCTGCGTGAACGCGGGATTGCTCAGGCCGCTAAAAAAGCGGACCGCGTTGCTGCTGAAGGCTCTATCGGTCTGAAAATCTCTGCAGACAACAAGCGTGCGACACTGGTCGAGATCAACTCCGAGACAGACTTCGTTGCGAAAAACGAAGGCTTCCAGAACCTCGTTTCTACTACGGTAGAGCAGGCGTTCACGACGGAAGCGGACAGTGCGGAAGCGCTGCGCGAAACCGAGTATGAAGGCAAAGCGTTCAGCGTCTACTTCGACGAAGCGGTCGCAAAGATCGGCGAGAAGATCGAACTCCGCCGCATCGCGGCACTGAGCGGAAGCGAAAACGTCGCTGTCAACGGTTATATCCACTCCAACACGCGCATCGGCGTTATCGTTGCGATCGAGTGTGACTCTGCGAAAACGGCTGACGCCATGGTTGCCGTGGCGAAGCAGGTCGCGATGCATGCATCCGCGATGAAACCGACGACACTGAGCTACAAAGATTTCGACGCTGATTTCGTTGCTGCCGAAACCAAAGGCCGCATCGAAGCGATCAAGAAAGAGAACGAAGAGCTCGCGCGTCTGAAAAAGCCGCTCAAAAACGTGCCGGAGTACATCTCCATGTCTCAACTGACAGAGGATGTCCTGGCAGCGGCCGAAGCGAAGATGAAAGAGGAACTGATCGCCGAAGGCAAGCCTGAGAAGATCATCCCGAACATCCTGCCGGGTAAAATCGCGCGCTACATCGAGGATAACACGACGCTCGACAAAGAGCAGTGCCTCCTGGATCAGAACTATGTTCTCGACGACAAGAAAACGGTAGCTGCCGCAGTTGCCGAAGCGGCAAAAGCTGTCGGCGGCAGCGCTGAAGTCGTCGCATTCGTCCGTCTCGAAGTCGGCGAAGGCATCGAGAAGAAACAAGACGACTTCGCTGCCGAAGTCGCTGCACAGATGGCGTAA
- a CDS encoding DUF3373 family protein yields the protein MKKQLILSVAAAAMLSIGLQADETTDRMEAMEAQIEALQEQLSAMKDAKSDEEAATENDEEGSEEEGDETDERLTDLEEQISTINRNTSGSHLKFGVDFRTAVDNLNYKMAGNAYNPDTMAFDGDDTQSNDAFLTNRLWLNMEWLATENMSFTAQLAYNKAYGYRSGFNGGYPGFETFDWITNENAYDDVVRVRSAYFFYRNDTFLGAEIPWTFSIGRRPSTNGHLINLRDDDRPASPMGHNINVEFDGMSSKFSFEDLTGIDGMYIKFCAGRGGTNANAKFFTINMDSNNTLGIAAPYAKNDADLPDIDLGGLIFVPYDDGQYSLGAQYYYAAHLIDASVTPTPSGYVFHNMQDVGNMHAVTANFMINGIGNGWSDFLDDTIFFASGAVSITDPKKGAADQGMLGSKESKTGSSYWVGLQVPTLFTDMGRIGFEYNHGDKYWRSITYAEDTNIGSKVAARGSAYEAYYTDYLIEDVFSFQIRYTYIDYDYTGSNGFFGSTTGTPYKIDDLAATNPGLASATVDKAQDIRFYLRYRY from the coding sequence ATGAAAAAACAGTTGATCCTTTCCGTTGCCGCCGCGGCCATGCTCAGTATCGGCCTCCAGGCTGATGAAACCACCGACCGCATGGAGGCGATGGAGGCGCAGATCGAGGCCCTCCAGGAGCAGCTTTCCGCGATGAAAGACGCCAAATCCGATGAGGAAGCAGCAACGGAAAACGATGAAGAAGGCAGCGAAGAGGAAGGCGATGAAACAGATGAGCGTCTGACCGACCTTGAAGAGCAGATCAGTACCATCAACCGCAACACCTCCGGAAGCCACCTCAAGTTCGGCGTCGATTTCCGTACGGCCGTCGACAACCTGAACTACAAGATGGCCGGGAACGCCTACAACCCCGATACGATGGCCTTCGACGGCGACGATACCCAGAGCAATGACGCCTTTCTCACCAACCGCCTCTGGCTCAACATGGAGTGGCTGGCGACGGAAAATATGAGCTTTACGGCCCAGCTCGCCTATAACAAGGCCTATGGATACCGCAGCGGGTTTAATGGGGGCTACCCGGGCTTCGAGACCTTCGACTGGATCACGAACGAAAACGCCTATGACGACGTTGTCCGCGTCCGCTCCGCCTACTTCTTCTACCGCAACGATACCTTCCTCGGCGCGGAGATCCCCTGGACCTTCAGCATCGGCCGCCGCCCCTCCACCAACGGCCACCTGATCAACCTGCGCGACGACGACCGTCCCGCGTCACCGATGGGGCACAACATCAACGTCGAATTTGACGGTATGAGCTCCAAGTTCAGCTTTGAGGATCTCACCGGCATCGACGGAATGTACATCAAATTCTGCGCCGGACGCGGGGGCACGAATGCCAACGCGAAGTTCTTTACGATCAATATGGATAGCAACAATACCCTGGGTATCGCCGCTCCCTACGCCAAGAATGACGCCGACCTCCCGGACATCGATCTCGGCGGCCTGATCTTCGTTCCTTACGATGACGGCCAGTACAGCCTCGGCGCGCAGTACTACTATGCCGCCCACCTCATCGACGCTTCCGTCACCCCGACGCCAAGCGGATACGTCTTCCACAACATGCAGGATGTCGGGAACATGCACGCGGTCACGGCGAACTTCATGATCAACGGTATCGGCAACGGCTGGAGCGATTTCCTCGATGACACGATCTTCTTCGCCAGCGGTGCCGTGAGTATCACCGATCCGAAAAAGGGTGCGGCCGATCAGGGGATGCTTGGTTCGAAAGAGAGCAAAACCGGTTCGTCTTACTGGGTCGGTCTCCAGGTCCCGACACTGTTCACCGATATGGGACGCATCGGCTTTGAATACAACCACGGCGACAAGTACTGGCGTTCAATTACCTACGCCGAGGATACGAACATCGGTTCCAAAGTCGCGGCGCGCGGTAGTGCTTACGAAGCCTACTACACAGACTACCTGATCGAGGATGTCTTCAGCTTCCAGATCCGCTATACGTACATCGATTACGACTACACCGGTTCCAACGGATTCTTTGGCTCCACGACGGGTACGCCGTATAAGATCGATGATCTCGCCGCCACCAATCCGGGACTGGCAAGCGCGACCGTCGACAAAGCACAGGACATCCGCTTCTACCTGCGCTACCGCTACTAA
- the rpsB gene encoding 30S ribosomal protein S2 yields MVTMKDLLECGVHFGHQTRRWNPKMKKYIFGVRKNIYIIDLQKTLRYFRNTYQIVVDATAEGKTIMFVGTKKQARVAVKEAAESCGMPYVDNRWLGGMLTNFPTIQKSLRKLEVIEQMQESGQINLLTKKEALMMARTKEKLESYLGGIRDMKKLPDMMFVVDAVKEHIAVKEARNLGIPVIAPLDTNCDPDVIDFPIPGNDDAIRSIQLFCKEMAAAVNEGKAMIADNAEAEGEEVEAAAEAAEATAEETTTEEA; encoded by the coding sequence ATGGTAACTATGAAAGACCTTCTCGAGTGCGGTGTCCACTTCGGCCACCAGACACGCCGCTGGAACCCGAAAATGAAAAAATACATCTTCGGTGTCCGCAAGAACATTTACATCATCGACCTGCAGAAGACGCTGCGCTACTTCCGCAACACGTACCAGATCGTCGTTGACGCAACAGCCGAAGGCAAGACGATCATGTTCGTCGGTACGAAGAAGCAGGCACGCGTTGCCGTCAAAGAAGCGGCAGAGAGCTGCGGCATGCCTTACGTCGATAACCGTTGGCTCGGCGGTATGCTGACCAACTTCCCGACGATTCAGAAATCCCTTCGCAAGCTCGAAGTGATCGAGCAGATGCAAGAGAGCGGCCAGATCAACCTGCTGACCAAAAAAGAAGCGCTGATGATGGCACGTACGAAAGAGAAGCTCGAGTCTTACCTCGGCGGTATCCGCGACATGAAAAAACTGCCGGATATGATGTTCGTCGTTGACGCCGTCAAAGAGCACATCGCCGTTAAAGAAGCGCGCAACCTCGGTATCCCGGTTATCGCACCGCTCGATACGAACTGTGATCCGGACGTGATCGACTTTCCGATCCCGGGCAACGACGACGCGATCCGTTCCATCCAGCTTTTCTGTAAAGAGATGGCGGCAGCGGTCAACGAAGGTAAAGCGATGATCGCCGACAACGCGGAAGCGGAAGGCGAAGAGGTAGAAGCGGCTGCAGAAGCTGCGGAAGCAACAGCAGAAGAAACAACGACAGAGGAAGCATAA